One genomic window of Polyangium aurulentum includes the following:
- a CDS encoding DNA-directed RNA polymerase, translating into MESQTRPSLLAALAFTALALVASGCRSFVPFTHEIRNEYHLTDAEVRNLQFYVSSTVTLRREIESGGRQVTPGHKLLLVMGKTIEEVVIPAKTPGVAVKVTPLSVFVSFEPGTSLEFTIKNARISDNVGFHRPMALAPAAPSRLERAFFGQTFAQPPDPFPGNSQVASSSPLLTEDLGGNYWLATDSAGNLFFANKAWETVDDTSQAHLLIDTDQLEEVEKKRTVLPGVRLQNP; encoded by the coding sequence ATGGAATCGCAGACGCGTCCCTCGCTCCTTGCCGCGCTCGCGTTCACCGCGCTCGCGCTCGTGGCCTCCGGTTGTCGGAGCTTCGTCCCTTTCACCCACGAGATCCGCAACGAGTATCACCTCACCGACGCCGAGGTGCGCAATCTGCAGTTTTACGTCTCGAGCACGGTCACGCTGCGCCGCGAGATCGAGTCGGGCGGACGCCAGGTCACGCCGGGTCACAAGCTCTTGCTCGTCATGGGAAAGACGATCGAAGAGGTCGTGATCCCGGCCAAGACGCCCGGCGTGGCGGTCAAGGTCACGCCGCTCTCGGTGTTCGTGAGCTTCGAGCCGGGGACGTCGCTCGAGTTCACGATCAAGAACGCCCGCATCTCCGACAACGTCGGCTTCCACCGCCCGATGGCGCTCGCGCCTGCGGCCCCGTCGCGCCTCGAGCGCGCATTCTTCGGACAAACCTTCGCCCAGCCGCCCGATCCTTTCCCTGGCAACAGCCAGGTAGCGAGCTCGTCGCCGCTGCTGACCGAGGATCTCGGGGGCAATTACTGGCTCGCGACCGACAGCGCGGGGAACCTCTTCTTCGCCAACAAGGCCTGGGAGACCGTCGACGACACCAGCCAGGCGCATTTGCTGATCGACACCGACCAGCTCGAAGAGGTCGAGAAGAAGCGCACGGTGCTCCCGGGCGTCCGCCTGCAGAACCCCTAG
- a CDS encoding TonB-dependent receptor plug domain-containing protein, protein MRGLFGLAFLAPGLLQAPEALAEPQTPPAEGPPPEATPPEAAPPEAAPPAADAPAPPVEAVPAPAEPPSAIEVTVEGDRAPAGSVSFRRRDIRDMPGVLGDPYRAVEIQPGVTPTASGLPYYYVRGAPPGNVGYYFDGIRVPLLFHVGAGPSVISAPLVHRVELHLGPYPARIGRLAGAAVEAEAAPLPTEWRGEGTFRFVDLGGVVQGPVSKDVTVLVGGHYAAGARLISALVKNVDFGYGDYQARATYKLGTNSKLSLLAFGAWDYLAMLTEDDRGALEREVLLDTDFHRLDFRYDRDFTSGGRLQAALTLGLDRSRNVGVESASDFRINGRVAVSRPMGGGKALLRGGLDVMVDRYDIVHEPPTCDESTPPGTECEPAEDGVGQLNEAFRELFPSRWDAAIGAWADALVVLDERSTITPGVRVDYYSSLGNDAIAVDPKIVGRFGIGDRVRLIPAIGVASQLPGFAPLPALQIGGIAGGLQRSLQSSFGTEVSLGPVQLTGTLFRQVTFGLTDPIGTGRGTTLGPERFLTRSTGDAYGAELSARGALRKDMFFLLSYTLSRSTRALTNGRVVPSAYDRTHVLHAALLYDLGRGWRGGVRHVFYSGFPADEAAPGREASEHPDRVRPFYRLDVRLSKRWTVGKKAWVGLVFDIQNATLSKEVFDVTCEEGPCQPRSLGPITIPGMALEAGF, encoded by the coding sequence GTGCGTGGCCTCTTCGGGCTCGCGTTCCTCGCTCCAGGCTTGCTCCAGGCGCCCGAGGCGCTGGCCGAGCCGCAGACGCCGCCCGCGGAGGGCCCGCCCCCCGAAGCGACGCCCCCCGAAGCGGCGCCCCCCGAAGCGGCGCCCCCCGCGGCAGATGCGCCGGCGCCGCCCGTGGAAGCGGTCCCTGCCCCTGCCGAGCCGCCCTCGGCCATCGAGGTGACCGTCGAGGGGGACAGGGCGCCTGCGGGCTCGGTGTCCTTCCGTCGTCGCGACATCCGCGACATGCCCGGGGTGCTCGGCGACCCGTATCGCGCGGTGGAGATTCAGCCGGGCGTCACGCCCACGGCGAGCGGCCTGCCCTATTACTACGTCCGCGGGGCGCCGCCCGGAAACGTCGGATACTATTTCGACGGCATACGTGTCCCGCTGCTTTTTCACGTCGGCGCGGGCCCGAGCGTCATTTCGGCCCCGCTCGTGCACCGGGTCGAGCTTCACCTCGGCCCGTATCCCGCGAGGATCGGGCGGCTCGCGGGCGCGGCGGTCGAGGCCGAGGCAGCGCCCTTGCCCACCGAATGGCGCGGCGAGGGCACGTTCCGCTTCGTCGATCTGGGCGGCGTGGTCCAGGGTCCCGTCTCGAAGGACGTCACCGTCCTCGTGGGTGGTCATTATGCAGCCGGCGCGCGGCTCATCTCGGCGCTCGTGAAGAACGTCGACTTCGGCTATGGCGACTACCAGGCGCGGGCGACCTACAAGCTCGGTACGAATTCGAAGCTGTCGCTTCTGGCCTTCGGCGCGTGGGATTACCTCGCCATGCTCACGGAGGACGACCGGGGCGCGCTCGAAAGAGAAGTCCTGCTCGACACCGATTTCCACCGCCTCGATTTCCGCTACGACCGCGATTTCACGTCCGGCGGCCGGCTGCAGGCCGCGCTCACGCTGGGGCTCGACCGCTCGCGCAACGTCGGGGTGGAGAGCGCGAGCGATTTCAGGATCAACGGGCGCGTCGCGGTCTCGAGGCCCATGGGCGGCGGCAAGGCGCTCCTGCGTGGCGGGCTCGACGTCATGGTCGACCGCTACGACATCGTCCACGAGCCGCCCACGTGCGACGAATCCACCCCGCCGGGCACCGAATGCGAGCCCGCGGAGGACGGCGTCGGCCAGCTCAACGAGGCTTTCCGGGAGCTGTTTCCGAGCCGGTGGGACGCGGCGATCGGCGCCTGGGCGGATGCGCTCGTGGTGCTCGACGAGCGGTCCACGATCACGCCTGGCGTGCGCGTCGATTATTACTCCTCGCTCGGCAACGACGCGATCGCGGTGGACCCGAAGATCGTGGGCCGATTTGGCATAGGTGACCGGGTGCGGCTGATTCCCGCCATCGGCGTGGCCTCGCAGCTCCCCGGCTTTGCGCCGCTGCCGGCGCTCCAGATCGGCGGCATCGCGGGCGGCCTGCAGCGCAGCCTGCAATCGAGCTTCGGCACCGAGGTGAGCCTCGGCCCGGTGCAGCTCACCGGCACGCTCTTCCGGCAAGTCACGTTTGGTTTGACAGACCCGATCGGCACGGGGCGAGGCACGACGCTCGGCCCGGAGCGCTTTCTCACGCGGAGCACGGGCGACGCGTACGGCGCGGAGCTGTCGGCGCGCGGCGCGCTTCGCAAGGACATGTTCTTTCTGCTCTCGTATACCCTCTCGCGCTCGACGCGCGCGCTCACGAATGGCCGGGTGGTCCCCTCGGCGTACGACCGGACGCACGTCTTGCACGCGGCGCTGCTCTACGACCTCGGCCGGGGCTGGCGCGGGGGCGTCCGGCATGTTTTCTATAGCGGATTTCCCGCGGACGAGGCCGCGCCTGGCCGCGAGGCGAGCGAGCACCCCGATCGCGTGCGGCCCTTCTATCGTCTCGACGTGCGCCTCTCGAAGCGCTGGACGGTGGGCAAGAAGGCCTGGGTGGGTCTGGTGTTCGACATTCAGAACGCGACCCTGAGCAAGGAGGTCTTCGACGTGACGTGCGAGGAAGGCCCCTGCCAGCCCCGCTCGCTGGGTCCGATCACGATCCCGGGAATGGCGCTCGAAGCAGGGTTCTGA
- a CDS encoding CPBP family intramembrane glutamic endopeptidase: MQPEGRSEDDPYRRPTDLPFTYFFAIAWSIGTTIGFVLLISFSAMFRSPQGGHLISSFACQVAAMLPGLILIPRLHAPRSSIGEVFALRSTHPAFYALAVMLGLVVQVPANAVFQLIDRFYPSGMDLDDALLDDLHGGPFRKLALVLIIAVLGPLIEELFYRGALFSPMRRRYRAAFVVALTSALFALAHVQWQMLLPIGIVGIALGVLRSESGSLLPSALMHGVFNGLTLVSLAARDAGILPREPEGPIPIGVTIGGSALTLLVLWLVHELGQRSKAAAEARRKDLS; the protein is encoded by the coding sequence ATGCAGCCCGAGGGGCGATCCGAGGACGACCCGTACAGGCGGCCCACCGACCTGCCGTTCACGTACTTCTTCGCGATCGCCTGGTCCATCGGAACGACCATCGGGTTCGTTCTGCTGATCAGCTTCAGCGCCATGTTCCGCTCGCCGCAGGGCGGGCACCTGATCTCGAGCTTCGCCTGTCAGGTCGCGGCCATGCTCCCCGGCCTGATCTTGATCCCGCGCCTGCACGCCCCCCGCTCGAGCATCGGGGAGGTCTTCGCCCTGCGCTCCACGCACCCGGCCTTCTACGCGCTCGCGGTGATGCTCGGCCTCGTGGTTCAGGTGCCGGCGAACGCGGTCTTTCAGCTCATCGATCGCTTCTACCCCTCGGGCATGGATCTCGACGACGCGCTGCTCGACGACCTGCACGGCGGGCCGTTCCGCAAGCTGGCGCTCGTCCTGATCATCGCCGTGCTCGGCCCGCTGATCGAGGAGCTGTTCTATCGCGGCGCGCTCTTCTCCCCGATGCGCCGGCGCTACCGCGCAGCGTTCGTGGTCGCCTTGACGAGCGCGCTCTTCGCCCTCGCGCACGTGCAGTGGCAGATGCTCCTGCCCATCGGAATCGTCGGGATCGCCCTGGGCGTGCTGCGGTCCGAGAGCGGGTCGCTCTTGCCGAGCGCGCTCATGCACGGCGTCTTCAATGGCCTCACCCTGGTCTCGCTCGCGGCCCGCGATGCAGGCATTCTGCCGCGCGAGCCCGAGGGGCCGATCCCGATCGGCGTGACGATCGGCGGATCGGCGCTCACCCTTCTGGTGCTCTGGCTCGTGCATGAGCTCGGGCAGCGGAGCAAGGCGGCGGCGGAAGCGCGGAGAAAGGATCTATCGTGA
- a CDS encoding electron transfer flavoprotein subunit alpha/FixB family protein, which yields MADVLVVAEVAEGKLKKTTHSAVTFAQKAAAALGGTYSILVIGDGASGAAAEAQGLGAAKVLVAEDASLKSYLAERYAPTVAEVGKGYAVVVGTASAYGKDLLPRVAARLGAGYASDISDVIAEGSQLRYKRPMYAGNAFGLCSVSTPIQVVSVRQSAFAAAEPSGGQSPVEKVAVKAPSGAAERVEFVSFDQVKSARPELAEARVVVSGGRALKEKFAQVLDPLADALGAAVGASRAACDAGYAPSDLQVGQTGKIVAPQLYLAIGISGAIQHLAGMKGSKVIVAINKDADAPIFQVADYGLVADLFTTVPELVKGIQAAKS from the coding sequence ATGGCTGACGTTCTCGTTGTGGCTGAGGTTGCCGAGGGCAAGCTCAAGAAGACGACGCACTCCGCTGTCACGTTCGCGCAGAAGGCCGCGGCGGCGCTCGGGGGCACGTACTCGATCCTCGTGATCGGTGATGGGGCGAGCGGGGCGGCTGCGGAGGCGCAGGGGCTCGGCGCGGCGAAGGTCCTCGTGGCCGAGGACGCGTCGCTGAAGAGCTACCTCGCCGAGCGCTATGCGCCGACGGTGGCCGAGGTCGGCAAGGGTTATGCGGTGGTGGTGGGCACGGCGAGCGCGTACGGCAAGGACCTCTTGCCGCGCGTGGCGGCGCGGCTCGGTGCCGGCTATGCGAGCGACATCTCGGACGTGATCGCCGAGGGCTCGCAGCTCCGGTACAAGCGGCCGATGTACGCCGGCAACGCGTTCGGCCTGTGCTCGGTGTCGACGCCGATCCAGGTCGTGAGCGTGCGGCAGAGCGCGTTCGCCGCGGCCGAGCCTTCGGGCGGGCAGTCGCCCGTGGAGAAAGTTGCGGTCAAGGCGCCGAGCGGCGCGGCGGAGCGCGTGGAGTTCGTCTCGTTCGATCAGGTCAAGAGCGCGCGCCCGGAGCTGGCGGAGGCGCGGGTGGTCGTCTCCGGCGGCCGTGCGCTGAAGGAGAAGTTCGCCCAGGTGCTCGATCCGCTCGCCGACGCTCTCGGCGCTGCGGTGGGCGCGAGCCGCGCCGCGTGCGACGCGGGGTATGCGCCGAGCGACCTGCAGGTCGGGCAGACCGGCAAGATCGTCGCGCCGCAGCTCTACCTGGCGATCGGCATCTCGGGCGCGATCCAGCACCTCGCGGGCATGAAGGGCTCGAAGGTGATCGTCGCGATCAACAAGGACGCCGACGCGCCGATCTTCCAGGTGGCCGATTACGGCCTCGTGGCGGACCTGTTCACGACCGTGCCCGAACTCGTGAAGGGCATCCAGGCCGCGAAGTCCTGA
- a CDS encoding electron transfer flavoprotein subunit beta/FixA family protein yields MKILVPLKRVADPDNANKVKIPASGEKIDTAGLEWKPNPFDEYALEAALRLTENGQQPKVRAGEVVVVTFGPKDTETTLRAALATGADRAIRVDTTDDKLDGDLVARALKALVDREKPDVVLMGKQAVDGDSNQVGQILAELLDWPMATFAATIREEQGALLVGREVDGGVATLRVRLPAVVTVDLRIVAPQSVYSLKTAQTFKYNDGVRFAALPAIMAAKKKPLAEVKLADLAADQGLKVQYHGFQPPPARKAGIKVKDVADLVSRLKNEAKVL; encoded by the coding sequence GTGAAGATCCTCGTCCCTCTCAAGCGCGTCGCCGATCCGGACAACGCCAACAAGGTGAAGATCCCCGCCTCGGGTGAGAAGATCGACACCGCCGGGCTCGAGTGGAAGCCGAACCCCTTCGACGAGTACGCCCTCGAGGCCGCGCTGCGGCTGACGGAGAACGGGCAGCAGCCGAAGGTGCGGGCAGGCGAGGTCGTGGTCGTGACCTTCGGGCCGAAGGACACGGAGACGACGCTGCGCGCCGCGCTCGCGACGGGCGCGGATCGGGCGATCCGGGTGGACACGACGGACGACAAGCTCGACGGCGATCTCGTGGCCCGCGCGCTCAAGGCGCTGGTGGACAGGGAGAAGCCGGACGTCGTGCTGATGGGCAAGCAGGCGGTCGACGGCGACTCGAACCAGGTGGGGCAGATCCTCGCGGAGCTGCTCGACTGGCCGATGGCGACGTTCGCGGCGACCATCCGCGAGGAGCAGGGGGCGCTGCTCGTGGGTCGCGAGGTGGACGGCGGCGTGGCGACGCTGCGCGTGCGTTTGCCCGCGGTGGTGACGGTCGATCTGCGCATCGTGGCGCCGCAGAGCGTCTATTCGCTGAAGACCGCGCAGACGTTCAAGTACAACGACGGCGTGCGCTTCGCGGCGCTGCCGGCGATCATGGCGGCGAAGAAGAAGCCGCTCGCCGAGGTGAAGCTCGCGGACCTCGCGGCCGATCAGGGCCTCAAGGTGCAGTACCACGGCTTCCAGCCGCCGCCGGCGCGCAAGGCGGGCATCAAGGTCAAGGACGTGGCCGACCTGGTCTCGCGTCTGAAGAACGAGGCGAAGGTTCTCTAG
- a CDS encoding patatin-like phospholipase family protein: MKEPLEGREPPKTALCLPGGGLTGALYQVGALAALQDGVRGLDGQSFSLYLGQSSGASVASALAGGIPIDRLYRALLDPVDNFFPLERGHVFRVDLDEWRRTLSTSWVAVRHALARLASRSDVSPQAPSHLYLWEQIDRLSDSLPAGLFSLDRYERFLAEFFLRRGIPNSFRAMPRPLRIATNDIDSGERVLFGSEGYDDVPVSLACAASLALPLFFSPVRIGDRHYIDGGLGRVAHLDIAADAGVDLAIVVNPMVPVSVAHRAVPTGHGVRQSVRDKGLLWVFNQAIRIGAHARLQQEVAQQVRQRDGMRVLVLEPEPTDVLLFLHNPANLAARRAILEYAYRTTRERIAVWMERHHDEVARIGWVEA, translated from the coding sequence GTGAAGGAGCCCCTCGAAGGAAGAGAGCCCCCCAAGACCGCCCTTTGCTTGCCCGGCGGCGGCCTGACGGGCGCGCTCTACCAGGTCGGCGCGCTCGCGGCCCTGCAGGATGGCGTGCGCGGCCTCGATGGCCAGAGCTTCTCGCTCTACCTCGGCCAATCGAGCGGCGCGAGCGTCGCCTCGGCCCTCGCCGGCGGCATCCCCATCGACAGGCTCTACCGGGCGCTGCTCGATCCGGTCGACAACTTCTTCCCGCTCGAGCGCGGTCACGTCTTCCGCGTCGACCTCGACGAGTGGCGCCGAACGCTGTCGACCTCGTGGGTCGCGGTCCGGCACGCGCTCGCGCGCCTCGCCTCGCGCAGCGACGTGAGCCCCCAGGCGCCGAGCCACCTCTATCTCTGGGAGCAGATCGATCGCCTCAGCGACTCGCTCCCCGCGGGCCTGTTCTCGCTCGATCGCTACGAGCGCTTCCTCGCCGAGTTCTTCCTGCGCCGCGGGATCCCGAACTCCTTCCGCGCCATGCCGCGCCCGCTGCGCATCGCCACCAATGACATCGACTCGGGCGAGCGGGTGCTCTTCGGCTCCGAGGGCTACGACGACGTGCCCGTCTCGCTCGCCTGCGCCGCTTCGCTCGCGCTGCCGCTCTTCTTCTCGCCCGTGCGCATCGGGGATCGTCACTACATCGACGGCGGCCTCGGGCGCGTCGCGCACCTCGACATCGCGGCGGACGCGGGGGTCGATCTCGCGATCGTCGTGAACCCCATGGTGCCCGTGTCGGTGGCGCATCGGGCCGTGCCCACGGGGCATGGGGTGCGGCAGAGCGTGCGGGACAAGGGGCTGCTCTGGGTGTTCAACCAGGCGATCCGCATCGGCGCGCACGCGCGGCTCCAGCAAGAGGTCGCGCAGCAGGTGCGGCAGAGGGACGGGATGCGCGTGCTCGTGCTCGAGCCCGAGCCGACGGACGTGCTTCTGTTTCTGCACAACCCGGCGAACCTCGCGGCGCGGCGTGCGATCCTCGAATACGCGTACCGGACCACGCGCGAGCGCATCGCGGTGTGGATGGAGCGGCACCACGACGAGGTGGCGCGGATCGGCTGGGTGGAGGCCTAG
- the nadB gene encoding L-aspartate oxidase, whose protein sequence is MAITSDFLVIGSGVAGLTFALDVADRGEVIIVTKRSAEESNTRWAQGGIATVLAPDDTFEAHIQDTLVAGAGLCHDVVVDICVREAPERMRELMERGAQFDREGDGTISLAREGGHSARRVLHVADATGREVERALLERARAHPNIRFLEHHMAIDLIVLSRFGGPDVCVGAYVLDTERRGGEVETYLARATILASGGAGKVYLYTTNPDVATGDGVAMAYRAGAEIANMEFYQFHPTCLFHPQAKNFLITEALRGEGAILRLPDGTAFMERFDPRKELAPRDIVARAIDFEMKRTGSEHVLLDITHKPASFVREHFPTIYAECLRWGIDITAQPIPVVPAAHYMCGGITTDLHGRTTIPGLWAVGECACTGLHGANRLASNSLLEGMVFGHRAAVRLAATIDELRQSPAPEVPAWQAGAAVPSDEEVVVTHDWDELRRTMWNYVGIVRSDARLRRAARRIALLQEEIREYYWRHFVTRDLLELRNIATVAELIVSCAAARHESRGLHATIDYPNTNERYATDTVTKRGVPPHLRGR, encoded by the coding sequence GTGGCCATCACGTCCGACTTCCTCGTCATCGGCAGCGGTGTCGCAGGCCTGACCTTCGCGCTCGACGTCGCCGACAGGGGCGAGGTCATCATCGTCACCAAGCGCTCCGCGGAAGAGTCGAACACCCGCTGGGCGCAAGGCGGAATCGCAACCGTGCTCGCGCCCGACGACACCTTCGAGGCGCACATCCAGGACACTCTCGTCGCAGGCGCCGGCCTCTGCCACGACGTGGTCGTCGACATCTGCGTCCGCGAGGCACCCGAGAGGATGCGCGAGCTCATGGAGCGCGGCGCGCAGTTCGATCGCGAAGGTGACGGAACGATCAGCCTCGCGCGTGAGGGTGGGCACTCGGCGCGCCGCGTCCTGCACGTCGCCGACGCGACCGGACGCGAGGTCGAGCGGGCGCTGCTCGAGCGCGCGCGCGCCCATCCGAACATCCGCTTCCTCGAGCACCACATGGCGATCGACCTCATCGTCCTGTCGCGCTTCGGGGGCCCGGACGTCTGCGTGGGCGCGTACGTGCTCGACACCGAGCGGCGCGGGGGCGAGGTCGAGACGTACCTCGCGCGCGCCACGATCCTGGCCTCGGGCGGCGCGGGCAAGGTCTACCTGTACACGACGAACCCCGATGTCGCGACCGGCGACGGCGTCGCCATGGCCTACCGTGCGGGCGCCGAGATCGCGAACATGGAGTTCTACCAGTTCCATCCGACCTGCCTCTTCCATCCGCAGGCGAAGAACTTCCTCATCACCGAGGCCTTGCGCGGCGAGGGAGCGATCCTGCGCTTGCCCGACGGCACGGCGTTCATGGAGCGCTTCGATCCGCGCAAGGAGCTCGCCCCGCGCGACATCGTGGCGCGCGCCATCGACTTCGAGATGAAGCGGACCGGGTCCGAGCACGTGCTGCTCGACATCACCCACAAGCCCGCGAGCTTCGTGCGCGAGCACTTCCCCACCATCTACGCCGAGTGCTTGCGCTGGGGCATCGACATCACCGCGCAGCCGATCCCGGTCGTGCCCGCCGCGCACTACATGTGCGGCGGCATCACCACCGACCTGCACGGGCGCACGACCATCCCGGGCCTCTGGGCCGTGGGCGAGTGCGCGTGCACGGGCCTGCACGGCGCAAACCGCCTCGCCTCGAACTCGCTGCTCGAGGGCATGGTCTTCGGTCACCGCGCCGCCGTCCGCCTCGCCGCGACCATCGACGAGCTGCGCCAGAGCCCCGCGCCCGAGGTGCCCGCGTGGCAGGCGGGCGCCGCCGTCCCGAGCGACGAGGAGGTCGTCGTCACGCACGACTGGGACGAGCTGCGCCGCACCATGTGGAACTACGTCGGCATCGTCCGATCCGACGCGCGCCTGCGCCGCGCCGCGCGCCGCATCGCCCTGTTGCAGGAGGAGATCCGCGAGTACTACTGGCGGCACTTCGTCACGCGCGACCTGCTCGAGCTGCGCAACATCGCCACCGTGGCCGAGCTCATCGTGAGCTGCGCCGCCGCGCGTCACGAGAGCCGCGGCTTGCACGCCACCATCGACTACCCGAACACGAACGAGCGCTACGCGACCGACACCGTCACCAAGCGTGGCGTCCCGCCCCATCTGCGGGGCCGTTGA
- a CDS encoding SIR2 family protein — MSGDHGVDDFLRDYAEALERGTAAAFVGAGLSMAADMPSWSKLLDGMAREIGLDVAREEDLVSLAQFYVNRHAGSRAHLTRLVRRTFERSVTVPENQRILARLPLRNVWTTNYDEILERAWELTGKRTDVKSRNADLTSSDPEAETVLYKMHGTASQPDEIVLTKDDYELYSRSRQGFLQVLWSDLTTKTFLFLGLSFTDPNLGYLMSTLRSSFRDGPRQHYTIMKRPQGAYEAQRFEHFVTDLHRYGIRTLVVDDYNGITEILRRLERRFAQKNVFVSGSYPEDGDPAERAFVAAVARGIGRIVGRRGLRLLSGFGRVVGGAALSGMFEALEGHSGPAISRRIIVRPVRDVIPEGMSVEEYKRRSREDLISQAGIVIVVGGLRQGAIAPGVLQEFEIASAQGRVVLPVAATGHAARKVYEVMRARPDTYLPREIDIATFERLGMETRSEDAVLAAVDRCVMRILA, encoded by the coding sequence ATGAGCGGTGACCATGGCGTGGACGATTTTCTGCGGGATTACGCCGAGGCGCTCGAGCGCGGCACCGCGGCCGCCTTCGTGGGCGCGGGCCTGTCGATGGCCGCCGACATGCCGAGCTGGAGCAAGCTCCTCGATGGCATGGCCCGCGAAATCGGCCTGGACGTAGCGCGCGAGGAGGACCTCGTGTCGCTCGCGCAGTTCTACGTCAATCGCCACGCGGGCAGCCGCGCGCACCTGACGCGCCTCGTGCGGCGCACGTTCGAGCGCAGCGTGACCGTCCCCGAGAACCAGCGCATCCTCGCCCGCCTGCCGCTGCGCAACGTCTGGACGACCAATTACGACGAGATCCTCGAGCGCGCCTGGGAGCTGACGGGCAAGCGTACCGACGTCAAATCGCGCAATGCCGACCTCACCAGCTCCGACCCCGAGGCCGAGACGGTCCTCTACAAGATGCACGGCACCGCCTCGCAGCCCGACGAGATCGTCCTGACGAAGGACGACTACGAGCTGTACAGCCGGAGCCGCCAGGGTTTTCTGCAGGTCCTGTGGAGCGATCTCACCACGAAGACCTTCCTGTTCCTCGGCCTGAGCTTCACCGATCCGAACCTCGGCTACCTCATGTCCACGCTGCGCTCGTCGTTCAGGGACGGGCCGCGGCAGCATTACACCATCATGAAGCGGCCGCAGGGCGCGTACGAGGCGCAGCGCTTCGAGCATTTCGTCACCGACCTGCACCGCTATGGCATCCGCACCCTCGTCGTCGACGATTACAACGGGATCACCGAGATCCTGCGCCGGCTCGAGCGGCGGTTCGCCCAGAAAAACGTGTTCGTGTCCGGGAGCTATCCCGAGGACGGCGATCCGGCCGAGCGCGCGTTCGTCGCGGCGGTGGCGCGCGGGATCGGGCGCATCGTGGGGCGGCGGGGGCTACGGCTTCTTTCGGGCTTCGGGCGCGTCGTCGGCGGCGCCGCGCTGTCGGGCATGTTCGAGGCGCTCGAGGGGCATTCGGGTCCGGCGATCTCGCGGCGCATCATCGTTCGCCCGGTGCGCGACGTGATCCCGGAAGGCATGTCGGTCGAGGAGTACAAGCGCCGCTCGCGCGAGGATCTGATCTCGCAGGCCGGGATCGTCATCGTCGTCGGAGGCCTGCGCCAGGGAGCGATTGCGCCGGGCGTGTTGCAGGAGTTCGAGATCGCCTCGGCGCAGGGCAGGGTGGTCTTGCCGGTCGCGGCCACGGGGCACGCGGCGCGCAAGGTCTACGAGGTGATGCGGGCCCGCCCCGACACGTACCTGCCGCGCGAGATCGACATCGCGACCTTCGAGCGCCTCGGTATGGAGACGCGCTCGGAAGACGCGGTCCTCGCCGCCGTCGATCGCTGCGTGATGCGTATTCTCGCCTAG
- a CDS encoding type II toxin-antitoxin system VapC family toxin, with protein MADVVLDANVLVGLLDLKDALHRRARGLISRLELAGHALVLLDVCMSEALSVLCRRAEQRRQQPPELDLVLAAWNAWYERGEIFFVTSFADGLFPQVLSVVADSEGRLNVNDALLVVLQRQEIIGDVASFDEDFDAVADFRRVA; from the coding sequence ATGGCTGACGTCGTCCTCGACGCGAACGTGCTCGTCGGCCTGCTCGACCTCAAGGACGCGCTCCACAGGCGTGCGCGGGGCTTGATCAGCCGCCTCGAGCTCGCGGGGCACGCGCTCGTGCTGCTCGACGTCTGCATGAGCGAGGCGCTGTCGGTCCTCTGTCGTCGCGCGGAGCAACGCCGGCAGCAGCCGCCGGAGCTGGACCTCGTGCTTGCCGCCTGGAACGCGTGGTACGAGCGCGGCGAGATCTTCTTCGTCACGTCCTTCGCCGACGGCCTGTTCCCGCAGGTGCTCTCGGTCGTCGCCGATTCGGAGGGGCGCCTCAACGTCAACGACGCCCTGCTCGTCGTGCTGCAACGGCAGGAGATCATCGGCGACGTGGCCTCCTTCGACGAAGACTTCGACGCCGTGGCCGACTTCAGGCGTGTCGCGTGA